A window of Natrinema versiforme contains these coding sequences:
- a CDS encoding DUF488 domain-containing protein: MERGTLADTYVAAIQHDLVELPADATRVGVVRQPTSWFHSAVDENRPELGPPADLLEEMRDAEEEMKMQGLCEEGAHNAAWDRVGFEDAYRAYLEDSSEARDAIATLADRLAAGESLALVCFENTEKKRCHRTILREYLEETTS; the protein is encoded by the coding sequence ATGGAACGCGGGACGCTCGCGGACACCTACGTCGCGGCGATCCAGCACGATCTCGTCGAGTTGCCGGCGGACGCGACGCGCGTCGGCGTCGTCCGCCAGCCGACCTCGTGGTTTCACTCGGCCGTCGACGAGAACCGGCCCGAACTCGGCCCGCCGGCCGACCTGCTCGAGGAGATGCGCGACGCCGAAGAGGAGATGAAGATGCAGGGACTCTGCGAGGAGGGCGCACACAATGCCGCGTGGGATCGGGTCGGATTCGAGGACGCGTACCGGGCGTATCTCGAGGACTCGAGCGAGGCGCGGGACGCGATCGCGACGCTTGCCGATCGGCTGGCCGCCGGCGAATCGCTGGCACTGGTCTGTTTCGAGAACACCGAGAAAAAGCGGTGTCACCGGACGATTCTCAGGGAGTACCTCGAGGAGACGACATCGTAG
- a CDS encoding nucleoside phosphorylase gives MARDSEDPNADVQYHLEVGPEDVADTVLLPGNPERLEKIVAFWDDHEIRAHHREYRTATGTYEETPISVTSTGIGSPSAAIAVEELARVGVDTFVRVGSCGAIQPEMAVGDLVITTGAVRQEGTSDEYVRPDYPAAADHEVVSALVAAAERLGYDYHTGITMSADSFYAGQGRPGFEGFEAAGADDMLDELREANVKNIEMEASAVLTLANLYGLRAGAVCTVYANRETGEFRTEGESRAAETASLATRLLAKMDAVKREAGVDRWHAGLSLE, from the coding sequence ATGGCTCGCGACAGCGAAGACCCGAACGCCGATGTCCAGTACCACCTCGAGGTCGGTCCCGAGGACGTAGCCGACACCGTGCTCCTCCCCGGCAATCCCGAGCGCCTCGAGAAGATCGTCGCATTCTGGGACGACCACGAGATCCGGGCTCACCACCGCGAGTACCGGACGGCGACGGGCACGTACGAGGAAACGCCGATCTCGGTCACGTCGACCGGAATCGGCAGCCCCTCCGCCGCGATCGCCGTCGAGGAACTGGCTCGAGTCGGCGTCGACACCTTCGTTCGGGTTGGCTCCTGCGGGGCGATCCAGCCCGAGATGGCTGTCGGTGATCTGGTGATCACCACGGGGGCAGTCCGCCAAGAGGGAACCAGCGACGAGTACGTCCGACCGGACTACCCCGCCGCCGCCGATCACGAGGTCGTCTCCGCGCTGGTCGCCGCCGCCGAACGGCTCGGTTACGACTACCACACTGGCATCACGATGAGCGCGGACTCGTTCTACGCCGGGCAGGGCCGTCCCGGGTTCGAGGGCTTCGAAGCCGCCGGCGCGGACGACATGCTCGACGAACTCAGAGAAGCGAACGTCAAAAACATCGAAATGGAAGCAAGCGCCGTTCTGACGCTCGCGAACCTGTACGGACTCCGTGCCGGTGCGGTCTGTACCGTCTACGCCAACCGCGAAACCGGTGAGTTCAGGACCGAAGGCGAATCTCGCGCCGCGGAGACGGCGTCGCTCGCGACGCGGCTTTTGGCGAAAATGGACGCAGTCAAACGCGAGGCCGGCGTCGACCGCTGGCACGCCGGACTCTCGCTCGAGTAG
- a CDS encoding mechanosensitive ion channel family protein gives MVAWQPLFNEPAVIAAAVLALGFVVGYLVGRLNEELLSASGVPEAVEGTPFERTAQSIGTSTVEIVARLSSWFIYGIAVLTAIHIAQLLDTDAFWLRVTEFIPQLFIAVLVLILGFIVADKSELIVSEYLRGVKLPEVSVIPKLVKYSVLYVTFIIALGQVGVHVLALLILLTVYAVGIVIVGTVAFKDFLVSSAAGIYLLLNQPYGIGDEIRIGDQTGIVQEVDLFVTKIEDDSEEYIVPNRKVFENGIVRMRD, from the coding sequence ATGGTAGCGTGGCAGCCGTTGTTCAACGAGCCGGCCGTGATAGCGGCGGCGGTACTGGCGCTCGGGTTCGTCGTCGGCTACCTCGTCGGGCGGCTCAACGAGGAACTGCTCTCGGCCTCGGGAGTGCCCGAGGCCGTCGAGGGGACGCCGTTCGAGCGGACGGCCCAGTCGATCGGCACCTCGACGGTTGAGATTGTCGCGCGCCTGAGTTCGTGGTTCATCTACGGGATCGCGGTCCTGACCGCGATCCACATCGCCCAGTTGCTCGATACGGACGCCTTCTGGCTCCGCGTCACGGAGTTCATCCCGCAGCTGTTCATCGCCGTTCTCGTGCTCATTCTGGGATTCATCGTCGCGGACAAGTCGGAGCTGATCGTCAGCGAGTACCTGCGCGGCGTCAAGCTCCCCGAGGTGTCGGTCATCCCGAAACTGGTGAAGTACTCGGTGCTGTACGTCACCTTCATCATCGCGCTCGGGCAGGTCGGCGTCCACGTGCTGGCCCTGCTGATCCTGCTGACGGTCTACGCCGTCGGCATCGTCATCGTCGGCACCGTCGCGTTCAAGGACTTCCTCGTCTCGAGTGCGGCTGGGATCTATCTGTTGCTCAACCAGCCCTACGGAATCGGCGACGAGATCCGGATCGGCGATCAGACGGGCATCGTCCAGGAGGTCGACCTGTTCGTCACCAAGATCGAGGACGACTCCGAGGAGTACATCGTCCCGAACCGGAAGGTCTTCGAGAACGGGATCGTCCGGATGCGGGACTGA
- the dacZ gene encoding diadenylate cyclase DacZ has protein sequence MAGLDDVFGELFASVDAVVLFSPSGSYYERFADVEDLDVVVVGTENAVGAETFVELPLEFEEITDRIRFGLEGALEQGVIEDGDDLACATSVFSDSIDTVSRVRADAETQTGIYDLFVKSRADPEVVKAVLELAIELGQKGQKGKPVGALFVVGDAGKVMNKSRPLSYNPFEKSHVHVGDPIVNVMLKEFSRLDGAFIISDAGKIVSAYRYLEPSAEGVDMPKGLGARHMAGGAITRDTNAISIVLSESDGLVRAFKAGELILEVDPEAY, from the coding sequence ATGGCCGGGTTAGACGACGTGTTTGGGGAACTCTTTGCGAGTGTCGATGCAGTTGTGCTCTTTTCGCCAAGCGGATCGTACTACGAACGGTTCGCGGATGTCGAGGATCTCGACGTGGTCGTCGTCGGCACCGAAAACGCCGTCGGCGCGGAGACGTTCGTCGAACTCCCCCTCGAGTTCGAGGAGATAACCGATCGGATTCGGTTCGGTCTCGAGGGCGCACTCGAGCAGGGCGTGATCGAGGACGGCGACGACCTCGCCTGTGCGACGAGCGTCTTCAGCGACAGTATCGATACGGTCTCTCGGGTCCGGGCGGATGCGGAGACCCAGACGGGGATCTACGACCTGTTCGTCAAATCCCGCGCGGACCCGGAGGTGGTCAAGGCGGTCCTCGAGTTGGCGATCGAACTGGGACAGAAGGGCCAGAAGGGGAAGCCGGTCGGCGCGCTGTTCGTCGTCGGCGACGCGGGGAAGGTGATGAACAAGTCCCGCCCGCTCTCGTACAACCCCTTCGAGAAGTCCCACGTCCACGTCGGCGATCCGATCGTCAACGTCATGCTAAAGGAGTTCTCGCGGCTCGACGGCGCCTTTATCATCTCCGATGCGGGGAAGATCGTCTCGGCCTATCGCTACCTCGAGCCGTCGGCGGAGGGGGTCGACATGCCGAAGGGACTCGGCGCGCGACACATGGCCGGCGGTGCGATCACCCGGGATACGAACGCCATTTCGATCGTGCTCTCCGAGAGCGACGGGCTCGTCCGGGCGTTCAAGGCCGGTGAACTTATTTTGGAGGTCGATCCGGAGGCGTACTGA
- a CDS encoding transcription initiation factor IIB family protein → MHSARDRVEYEPWLEELETVADRLELSSEARSCAVDLFLADVPAADRSKQAVLAASLYAGSLVAGDGRTQGAVAEAADVSRLSIQSRWKDLLESAGLEPPRW, encoded by the coding sequence ATGCACAGCGCCCGGGATCGCGTCGAGTACGAACCGTGGCTCGAGGAACTCGAGACCGTCGCCGACCGACTGGAGCTCTCATCGGAAGCGCGGTCGTGTGCGGTCGATCTCTTCCTCGCCGACGTTCCTGCGGCCGATCGCTCGAAACAAGCGGTGTTGGCCGCCAGCCTCTATGCCGGCTCGCTCGTCGCCGGTGACGGCCGCACGCAGGGGGCGGTCGCCGAGGCCGCAGACGTCTCTCGGCTCTCGATCCAATCGCGCTGGAAGGACCTCCTCGAGTC